One Aquarana catesbeiana isolate 2022-GZ unplaced genomic scaffold, ASM4218655v1 unanchor229, whole genome shotgun sequence DNA segment encodes these proteins:
- the LOC141121759 gene encoding uncharacterized protein, with amino-acid sequence MEEWEYLEGHKDLYKDVMMDNQPPLTSPDGSSNGNPPERSPRPLYSRDSTQEGHTIPHCYKSGDPIDIEFEVKAKEEERYVRDDQQSMEEDGITGTFIEEDTPTEISTVDGREMRKTSEDCLTLSPDCKVEDEDITQYSPGENPATSNVHPAPHSVDGPSYSSYPEEPQTVRDGAVLPTDKRFSCTECGKCFPSKSHLMVHIRSHTGEKPYSCPECGKCFSVKSHLYRHQRSHTGEKPYSCPECGKCFSVKSDFSTHQRSHAGEKPYFCTECGKCFPSKSHLMVHIRSHTGEKPYSCPDCGKCFSVKSHVYRHQRSHTGEKPYSCPECGKCFSGKFHLFTHQRSHTGEKPYSCPECGKCFSQKSSLSTHQRSHTGEKPHSCTECGKCFSLKSDLSTHLRSHTGEKPYACPECGKCFSQKSYLSTHQRSHTGEKPYSCPECGKCFSVKSNLSQLSCGKEAHPDIHLRYTPWLIFIM; translated from the exons atggaggagtgggagtatttagaaggacacaaggatctctacaaggacgtcatgatggacaatcagccgcccctcacatcaccgg atggatccagtaatgggaacccaccagagagatccccccgtcctctgtattcccgggattccacacaggaaggtcacaccatccctcactgttacaag agtggagatccaatcgatatagaatttgaggttaaagcaaaagaagaagagaggtatgtgagggatgatcagcagtctatggaggaggatggaataacggggacatttatagaggaggacactcctacagagatcagcacag tagatggacgggagatgaggaaaacctcagaggattgtctcactttgtctccagactgtaaagtagaagatgaggacatcacacagtatagtccaggagaaaacccggctacctcaaatgtccatccggcaccacacagtgtagatggaccatcgtattcctcttatcctgaggaacctcagactgtgagggatggtgctgtCCTTCCAACGGATaaaaggttttcctgtactgagtgtgggaagtgtttcccttCTAAATCCCACCTTATggtgcatataagatctcacacaggagagaagccgtattcctgtcctgagtgcgggaaatgtttttcagtgaagtctcatctttacagacatcagagatctcacacaggggagaagccatattcctgtcctgagtgcgggaaatgtttttcagtgaagtctgatttttccacacatcagagatctcacgcgggggagaagccgtatttctgtactgagtgcgggaagtgtttcccttcTAAATCCCATCTTATggtgcatataagatctcacacaggagagaagccgtattcctgtcctgactgtgggaaatgtttttcagtgaagtctcatgtttacagacatcagagatctcacacaggggagaagccgtattcctgtcctgagtgcgggaaatgtttttcagggaAGTTCCATCTTtttacacatcagagatctcacacgggggagaagccgtattcctgccctgagtgtgggaaatgtttttcacagaagtccagtctttccacacatcagagatctcacacaggggagaagccgcattcctgtactgagtgcgggaaatgtttttcattgaagtctGATCTTTCCACACAtctgagatctcacacgggggagaagccgtatgcctgccctgagtgtgggaagtgtttttcacagaagtcgtatctttccacacatcagagatctcacacaggggagaagccgtattcctgtcctgagtgcgggaaatgtttttcagtgaagtccaatctttcacagctctcatgtgggaaagaagcacaccctgatatacacctcagatatactccatggctgatcttcatcatgtaa